One part of the bacterium genome encodes these proteins:
- the ahcY gene encoding adenosylhomocysteinase — protein MNYDVANMDLAEAGALRADWAERQMAVLRLIRERFAQSKPLAGQRIAACLHVTTETVNLMKTLVAGGAEVALCASNPLSTQDDAAAHLVDCGVPVFAVHGEDKDLYYSHINAVLDMQPTLTIDDGADLINTLHTTRTELIAGLKGGMEETTTGVIRLRAMAADGALRYPVIAVNDANTKHLFDNYYGTGQSSMDGILRATNILLAGKNFVVCGYGQCGKGVAARAHGMGARVIVVEVDPLAALQAVMDGYQVMPIMAAARVGDIFITVTGDTSVIRPEHFEVMKDGAILCNSGHFDVEVDLQGLAAMASAPREIRHECREYTLEDGRRLIVLGEGRLVNLAAAEGHPAAVMDMSFANQALCAEFVARCDCLAIDVHSVPGEIDAEVALLKLRSMGIEIDQLTAEQAKYLSSWQHGT, from the coding sequence ATGAACTACGACGTCGCCAACATGGACCTGGCCGAGGCCGGGGCGCTGCGGGCCGACTGGGCCGAGCGTCAGATGGCCGTACTCCGGCTCATCCGCGAGCGCTTCGCGCAAAGCAAGCCGCTGGCCGGGCAGCGCATCGCCGCCTGCCTGCACGTCACGACTGAGACCGTCAACCTGATGAAGACGCTGGTGGCCGGAGGCGCGGAAGTGGCGCTGTGCGCCAGCAACCCCCTGAGCACACAGGACGACGCCGCCGCGCATCTCGTGGACTGCGGCGTCCCCGTCTTCGCCGTCCACGGCGAGGACAAGGACCTCTACTACAGCCACATCAATGCCGTGCTGGACATGCAGCCGACGCTCACGATTGATGACGGCGCCGACCTCATCAACACGCTGCACACGACGCGGACGGAGCTGATCGCGGGCCTCAAGGGCGGCATGGAGGAGACGACGACCGGCGTGATCCGCCTGCGCGCCATGGCGGCCGACGGCGCTCTGCGCTACCCGGTCATCGCCGTCAACGACGCCAACACTAAGCACCTGTTCGACAACTACTACGGCACCGGACAGTCCTCGATGGACGGCATTCTGCGGGCCACAAACATCCTGCTGGCCGGCAAGAACTTCGTCGTCTGCGGCTACGGCCAGTGCGGCAAGGGCGTGGCGGCCCGGGCCCACGGGATGGGCGCGCGCGTGATCGTCGTCGAGGTGGACCCGCTGGCGGCCCTGCAGGCCGTCATGGATGGCTACCAGGTCATGCCGATCATGGCCGCGGCCCGGGTTGGCGACATCTTCATCACCGTCACCGGCGACACGTCCGTCATCCGCCCCGAGCACTTCGAGGTAATGAAGGACGGCGCGATCCTGTGCAACTCGGGCCATTTCGATGTCGAGGTGGACCTCCAGGGGCTGGCGGCGATGGCCTCGGCCCCGCGTGAGATCCGGCACGAGTGCCGTGAGTACACGCTGGAGGATGGCCGGCGGCTGATCGTCCTGGGCGAGGGGCGCCTGGTGAACCTCGCCGCCGCCGAGGGCCACCCCGCGGCGGTCATGGACATGAGCTTCGCCAACCAGGCGCTCTGCGCCGAGTTCGTGGCCCGATGCGACTGCCTGGCCATTGACGTGCACTCCGTGCCGGGCGAGATTGACGCCGAGGTCGCCTTGCTCAAGCTCCGCTCGATGGGCATAGAGATTGACCAGCTCACCGCCGAGCAGGCCAAGTACCTGTCGAGCTGGCAGCACGGGACGTAG
- a CDS encoding alpha-galactosidase, which yields MNHLDLGVDHPSFSFTCDGQPSADALGGWQRETREPARGVREVVYTSPDGLALTATYRRFEGSEAVEVLLQLEHRGDADSGLVADLLPLDVTLPLPESAAATLLHAKGSLCQMDDFEPLSTALRPGPPVTLEPRGGRSSNGTLPFINLQLPQGGIVLAIGWSGQWRVSLTRDGAGLRLTAGMAHTHFRLHPGESVRTPRLLLVPWQGDAPEAGQNELRQLILQHYSPLDPDGRPCLPPLSHNTMMTYYTAGTTNEHEMLQMLRRCAELGLEAFWIDACWYGTVGNSKTPEDGWAANAGNWFYNRQNFPDGLARIGEAVAEEGMDFVVWFEPERVYRGSMVEREHPEHLLRLPDNPTGLFNLGDPAGLAYLTDLLSGFISDAGITIYRQDFNMDPLAYWQAADAPDRQGVAEMKYVAGLYELWDELRRRHPGLRIDNCSSGGRRIDLETIRRSYPLWRSDFSDAGGPSHGLALPIADQVVNGLAAWVPLQSGAVWSAEPYRWRSAIATGASLYGDIQGEGWPVEQTRQALAEAKRLRPFMLADYYRLNAVTTAAHDWSAHQFHDPQTDAGYALFFRRHESRFPTLEAQLQGLDPAATYGVVRREGYEETSRETMSGQELTSLVVTICERPGTLLVEYEKTSR from the coding sequence ATGAACCACCTGGATCTCGGCGTAGACCATCCGTCGTTCTCGTTCACCTGCGACGGCCAGCCCTCCGCCGACGCCCTTGGCGGCTGGCAGCGCGAGACCCGTGAGCCTGCACGGGGTGTGCGCGAGGTCGTCTACACGTCCCCGGATGGCCTGGCGCTCACGGCCACCTATCGGCGCTTCGAGGGCAGCGAAGCCGTCGAGGTCCTGCTGCAACTCGAGCACAGGGGCGACGCCGACAGCGGCCTCGTGGCCGACCTGCTGCCCTTGGATGTGACGCTCCCGCTGCCCGAGAGCGCGGCAGCGACGCTGCTGCACGCCAAGGGCAGCCTCTGCCAGATGGACGACTTCGAGCCGCTGAGCACGGCTTTGCGCCCCGGCCCGCCGGTGACGCTGGAACCCCGCGGTGGCCGCTCGTCCAACGGCACGTTGCCCTTCATAAACCTGCAACTGCCCCAGGGCGGGATCGTCCTGGCCATCGGTTGGTCGGGGCAGTGGCGGGTCAGCCTCACGCGCGACGGCGCCGGCCTGCGCCTGACCGCCGGGATGGCGCACACGCACTTCCGGTTGCACCCCGGGGAGAGCGTCCGCACGCCCCGCCTCCTGCTCGTGCCCTGGCAGGGCGATGCGCCGGAGGCCGGGCAGAACGAGCTGCGGCAGCTCATTCTGCAGCACTACTCGCCGCTGGATCCCGACGGCCGTCCCTGCCTGCCGCCGCTGTCGCACAACACGATGATGACGTACTACACGGCCGGCACAACCAACGAGCACGAGATGCTGCAGATGCTGCGGCGCTGCGCCGAGCTGGGGCTGGAGGCCTTCTGGATCGACGCCTGTTGGTATGGGACCGTGGGCAACTCGAAGACCCCCGAGGACGGCTGGGCTGCCAACGCCGGCAACTGGTTCTACAACCGCCAGAACTTCCCCGACGGCCTGGCCCGCATCGGCGAGGCCGTGGCGGAAGAGGGCATGGACTTCGTCGTCTGGTTCGAGCCCGAGCGCGTCTACCGGGGCAGCATGGTCGAGCGCGAGCATCCCGAACACCTGCTGCGTCTCCCGGACAACCCGACGGGCCTGTTCAACCTCGGCGATCCCGCCGGGCTTGCCTACCTGACCGACCTGCTCTCCGGCTTCATCAGCGACGCGGGGATCACGATCTACCGTCAGGACTTCAACATGGATCCCCTGGCCTACTGGCAGGCCGCCGACGCGCCCGATCGGCAGGGCGTCGCCGAGATGAAGTACGTGGCGGGCCTGTACGAGCTGTGGGACGAGCTGCGCCGCCGCCATCCGGGGCTGCGCATTGATAACTGCTCCAGTGGTGGCCGCCGCATTGACCTGGAGACGATCCGCCGCTCCTACCCCCTGTGGCGCAGCGACTTCTCCGACGCCGGCGGCCCCAGCCACGGCCTGGCCCTGCCCATCGCCGATCAGGTCGTCAACGGCCTGGCGGCGTGGGTGCCGCTGCAAAGCGGCGCCGTGTGGTCTGCCGAGCCCTACCGTTGGCGCAGCGCCATCGCCACCGGCGCATCGCTGTATGGCGACATCCAGGGCGAGGGCTGGCCGGTTGAGCAGACGCGCCAGGCGCTGGCGGAGGCGAAGCGGCTGCGGCCCTTCATGCTGGCCGACTACTACCGGCTGAACGCCGTGACGACGGCGGCCCATGACTGGTCGGCCCACCAGTTCCACGACCCGCAGACCGACGCGGGTTACGCGCTGTTCTTCCGGCGGCACGAGAGCCGCTTCCCGACGCTGGAAGCGCAACTGCAGGGCCTGGACCCCGCGGCGACCTATGGGGTCGTCCGGCGCGAGGGCTATGAGGAGACCTCGCGCGAGACGATGTCCGGACAGGAACTCACCTCCCTGGTGGTCACGATCTGTGAGCGCCCGGGGACGCTGCTCGTCGAGTACGAGAAGACATCCCGATAG
- a CDS encoding GHMP kinase — translation MSGMIRSRAPVRIDFAGGWTDVPPFSAEAGGFVVNATITRYAYAALTPSPDGEYRLESGDYDTYVEARDIRQMEYDGNLDLLKAAVRRMDLSIGGHIVTRSDAPPGSGTGSSASMGVALVGLLAEATCRAGACTPPGGVQAPALQRAEIAALANKLEIEELRIQGGRQDQYAAALGGISFMGFKDPEVTTERLAVSRDFLYELEKHLLLIYTGKSRLSGDIISRVMGAYQSGDGQVRTALMNLRQAAQDMKAAFLAEDLERVGEVLDFNWENQKLLYPEMTTPKTEALLTVARPEGVLGAKACGAGGGGCILLLCDRDREHHVRRAVTDLGGIPIDFNFDHDGLQTWRPQGRGA, via the coding sequence ATGAGCGGCATGATCCGCAGTCGCGCGCCGGTGCGCATTGACTTCGCCGGGGGCTGGACCGATGTGCCGCCCTTCAGCGCCGAGGCCGGCGGCTTTGTCGTGAACGCCACCATCACGCGCTATGCCTACGCGGCCCTCACGCCGAGCCCCGACGGCGAGTACCGCCTCGAGTCGGGCGACTACGACACCTATGTCGAGGCGCGCGACATCCGCCAGATGGAGTACGACGGTAACCTGGACCTCCTGAAGGCCGCCGTGCGGCGCATGGACCTGTCCATCGGCGGCCACATCGTCACCCGCAGTGATGCGCCCCCGGGTTCCGGCACGGGCTCTTCGGCCTCGATGGGTGTCGCGCTGGTGGGGTTACTGGCGGAGGCCACCTGTAGGGCGGGGGCTTGTACCCCGCCGGGCGGGGTTCAAGCCCCCGCCCTACAGCGCGCCGAAATCGCGGCGCTGGCCAACAAGCTGGAAATCGAGGAGCTGCGCATCCAGGGCGGCAGGCAGGACCAGTACGCCGCGGCCCTCGGCGGCATCTCGTTCATGGGCTTCAAGGACCCCGAGGTGACCACCGAACGCCTCGCGGTGTCACGCGACTTCCTGTATGAGCTGGAAAAGCACCTGCTGCTGATCTACACGGGCAAGTCACGCCTGTCCGGCGACATCATCAGCCGCGTCATGGGCGCCTACCAGAGCGGCGATGGGCAGGTCCGCACCGCGCTGATGAACCTGCGCCAGGCAGCCCAGGACATGAAGGCCGCCTTCCTGGCCGAGGATCTGGAACGCGTCGGCGAGGTGCTGGACTTCAACTGGGAGAACCAGAAGCTCCTGTATCCGGAGATGACCACCCCCAAGACCGAGGCGCTGCTGACGGTGGCGCGGCCGGAGGGCGTGCTGGGGGCCAAGGCCTGCGGCGCCGGCGGTGGCGGCTGCATTCTGCTGCTGTGCGACCGCGACCGCGAGCATCACGTCCGCCGGGCCGTCACCGACCTGGGCGGCATACCGATTGACTTCAATTTCGATCACGACGGTCTGCAGACATGGCGGCCACAAGGGCGGGGCGCATGA
- the rfbD gene encoding dTDP-4-dehydrorhamnose reductase codes for MRVLITGARGMLGTELLLRRPPGWTVIGVDIEDGDLTDAAAALRLMSAHEPQVVIHCAAWADVDGCTRDPARAMLLNAGATANVTAACRRVGARLITLSTDYVFAGDLDRAYVEDDTPRPLNPYGESKLAGERAAAALPDHLIVRTQWLYGPAGKNFVATIVRAARTHDKLRVVADEWGSPTYTRDLAEGLWRLAPTATTGIVHLTNSGVCSWHDLAVRATRLAGIAVEIEPISSSEWNSPTVRPHYSPLDNRRWRELGWEPLRPWTEAVEEFVREHLAEAPPPHEESAQP; via the coding sequence ATGCGCGTCCTCATCACCGGGGCTCGGGGCATGCTGGGCACCGAGCTGTTGTTGCGCCGTCCGCCCGGATGGACGGTCATCGGCGTGGATATCGAGGATGGCGACCTGACCGACGCGGCCGCGGCGCTGCGGCTGATGTCGGCCCATGAGCCACAGGTCGTGATCCACTGCGCCGCCTGGGCCGACGTGGACGGCTGCACGCGCGACCCCGCCCGGGCGATGCTGCTGAACGCCGGCGCCACGGCGAATGTGACGGCGGCCTGCCGGCGGGTGGGTGCTCGACTCATCACGCTCAGCACCGACTACGTCTTTGCCGGCGATCTGGACCGCGCGTACGTCGAGGATGACACACCCCGACCGCTCAACCCGTATGGCGAGAGCAAGCTGGCCGGCGAGCGCGCCGCCGCGGCGCTGCCCGACCACCTGATCGTGCGGACCCAGTGGCTATACGGGCCGGCCGGCAAGAACTTCGTCGCCACGATCGTCCGCGCCGCCCGTACCCATGACAAGCTGCGGGTGGTGGCCGACGAGTGGGGCTCGCCGACGTACACCCGCGACCTGGCCGAGGGTCTCTGGCGGCTGGCGCCGACGGCGACGACCGGCATCGTGCATCTGACCAACAGTGGCGTCTGCTCCTGGCACGACCTGGCCGTCCGCGCCACGCGCCTGGCCGGTATCGCCGTGGAGATCGAGCCGATCTCCAGCAGTGAGTGGAACAGCCCGACCGTTCGGCCGCACTACTCCCCGCTCGACAATCGCCGCTGGCGCGAGTTGGGCTGGGAGCCGCTGCGACCGTGGACCGAGGCTGTCGAGGAATTCGTCCGCGAGCACCTGGCGGAGGCCCCGCCTCCGCACGAGGAGTCTGCACAGCCATGA
- the nadA gene encoding quinolinate synthase NadA — MSEDATAALHEELARLREERQAVLLVHNYQNPEVQDVADFLGDSLGLSRQAAATDAATIVFCGVHFMAQTAKLLSPDKVVLLPEIAAGCPMADMITPESLRAFKAEHPGLPVVAYVNTTAEVKAECDICCTSANAVQVVRSLPEDRLLFVPDQYLAQWVAQQVPDKEIIPYGGFCPTHARINPRELQEAKTAHPEALTIGHPECPPDILALCDAVRSTSGMVKFARESPAREFIIATECGMVYRLQQDIPGKIFHGLDSIVCPNMKRTTLQSVVTALRELRTQIEIPDDIAAAARRAVQRMVEIG, encoded by the coding sequence ATGTCCGAGGACGCAACTGCCGCACTGCATGAGGAGCTGGCCCGGCTGCGCGAAGAGCGCCAGGCCGTGCTCCTCGTCCACAACTACCAGAACCCTGAGGTCCAGGACGTTGCCGACTTCCTCGGCGATTCGCTGGGCCTGAGCCGCCAGGCCGCCGCGACCGACGCCGCCACCATCGTCTTCTGCGGCGTCCACTTCATGGCGCAGACAGCCAAGCTGCTGTCGCCGGACAAGGTCGTGCTCCTGCCCGAGATCGCGGCCGGCTGCCCCATGGCCGACATGATCACCCCGGAGTCGCTCCGCGCGTTCAAGGCCGAGCACCCCGGCCTGCCGGTGGTCGCGTACGTGAACACGACGGCCGAGGTGAAGGCCGAGTGCGACATCTGCTGCACGTCGGCCAATGCCGTGCAGGTCGTGCGGTCGCTGCCTGAGGACCGCCTCCTGTTCGTGCCCGATCAGTACCTGGCGCAGTGGGTGGCGCAGCAGGTGCCCGACAAGGAGATCATCCCCTACGGGGGCTTCTGCCCGACGCACGCGCGCATCAACCCCCGGGAACTGCAGGAGGCCAAGACGGCGCACCCGGAGGCCCTGACCATCGGCCACCCGGAATGCCCGCCGGATATCCTGGCCCTCTGTGACGCCGTGCGCTCCACTTCAGGCATGGTCAAGTTCGCCCGTGAGAGTCCCGCGCGGGAGTTCATCATCGCCACCGAGTGCGGCATGGTGTACCGCCTGCAGCAGGATATCCCCGGCAAGATCTTCCACGGCCTGGACAGCATCGTCTGCCCCAACATGAAGCGGACGACGCTGCAGAGCGTCGTGACGGCCCTGCGCGAGCTGCGCACCCAGATCGAGATCCCCGACGACATTGCCGCGGCCGCGCGGCGAGCCGTGCAGCGGATGGTGGAGATCGGGTAG
- a CDS encoding tryptophan-rich sensory protein, producing the protein MRSALVLALLLLVVGAVGAGGSYFTASSVGTWYAQLHKPAYTPPSWLFAPVWTLLYLFMAVAMWLVWRQEEAEEVAQVTPPQVMWVAQLVLNLGWSVIFFGLREPGLALVEVILLWSAVLATTFVFFQVSRSAGLLMAPYLLWLTFAAVLNFGIWYGN; encoded by the coding sequence ATGCGGAGTGCACTTGTGCTGGCGTTGCTGTTGCTGGTCGTGGGCGCCGTCGGCGCCGGGGGCTCGTACTTCACCGCCAGTTCGGTGGGCACCTGGTACGCGCAGCTCCACAAGCCGGCCTACACGCCTCCGAGTTGGCTGTTCGCGCCCGTGTGGACGCTCCTGTATCTGTTCATGGCTGTGGCCATGTGGCTGGTCTGGCGGCAGGAGGAGGCCGAGGAGGTCGCTCAGGTGACCCCGCCACAGGTGATGTGGGTGGCGCAGCTCGTGCTGAACCTGGGCTGGTCGGTCATCTTCTTCGGCCTGCGCGAGCCGGGGCTGGCGCTCGTGGAGGTCATCCTGCTGTGGAGCGCCGTGCTGGCGACGACGTTCGTCTTCTTCCAGGTCTCCCGGTCCGCCGGGCTGCTCATGGCGCCCTACCTGCTCTGGCTGACCTTCGCCGCGGTCCTGAACTTCGGCATCTGGTATGGGAATTAG
- the phoU gene encoding phosphate signaling complex protein PhoU, with translation MSASEGPRISYRGHLDELRNTVLRMGTFAEEMLIRAMTALVNQDVALAREVHRSDDVADDLDFEIDRKCTSLLASQQPMAGDLRDILGALKIATDLERIADYAKDIAKVAIAVGEERWFKPLADIQRMGEVAVEQLRQALRAFADHDLDLARDVARGDEQLDDLWHGLWAELPERMQAEPAVVPQAMRLVLVARYLERIGDHTVNVMERLQYMDTGRREALTD, from the coding sequence ATGTCTGCAAGCGAAGGACCGCGCATCTCGTATCGAGGGCACCTGGACGAACTGCGCAACACCGTGCTGCGCATGGGTACGTTCGCCGAGGAGATGCTGATCCGCGCCATGACGGCTCTGGTCAATCAGGATGTGGCCCTGGCGCGCGAGGTCCATCGCAGCGATGATGTCGCCGATGACCTGGACTTCGAGATAGATCGCAAGTGCACGTCGCTCCTGGCGTCCCAACAGCCGATGGCCGGCGACCTGCGGGACATACTGGGCGCGCTCAAGATCGCGACGGATTTGGAGCGCATCGCCGACTACGCCAAGGACATCGCCAAGGTCGCCATCGCCGTGGGTGAGGAGCGATGGTTCAAGCCGCTGGCGGACATCCAGCGGATGGGCGAGGTGGCTGTCGAGCAGTTGCGGCAGGCGCTGCGGGCCTTCGCCGACCACGACCTGGACCTAGCCCGCGACGTCGCCCGTGGGGATGAGCAACTGGATGACCTGTGGCACGGGCTGTGGGCCGAGCTGCCGGAGCGGATGCAGGCCGAGCCGGCCGTCGTGCCGCAGGCCATGCGGCTGGTGCTGGTGGCGCGCTACCTGGAGCGCATCGGCGACCACACCGTCAATGTCATGGAGCGCCTGCAATACATGGATACGGGCCGCCGCGAGGCCCTGACGGACTGA
- a CDS encoding sugar phosphate isomerase/epimerase, whose protein sequence is MRVGCQTYTWEMLGEDWRGRVTDMLDWVAAAGYEGVEITNTMIREFRDQPREFLSELARRNLRLATFAYASPSGFSDPDRARSDLAGADHAIRFLAHFPGVQLGLGGAASGDPVDRRSRLDHALALYNEIGRRAHEAGIVAHVHPHSHHGSLLETAEEYEYLLDRLDPTCLRFGPDTGHIVRGGQDLLTCLRRCLPRVSHLHLKDADAQGRWQPLGQGICDFPAVLALLTETGYDGWVVCEEESDSARHSGVAAIRHNREYLKTLGY, encoded by the coding sequence ATGAGGGTCGGCTGCCAGACCTACACCTGGGAGATGCTCGGGGAGGACTGGCGGGGGCGCGTCACCGACATGCTGGACTGGGTCGCCGCCGCGGGCTACGAGGGCGTCGAGATCACCAACACGATGATCCGGGAGTTCCGCGACCAGCCCCGCGAGTTCCTGAGCGAGTTGGCCCGGCGCAACCTGCGTCTCGCCACGTTTGCCTACGCTTCCCCCAGCGGCTTCAGCGACCCCGACCGGGCCAGGAGCGATCTGGCCGGGGCCGACCACGCCATCCGCTTCCTGGCCCACTTCCCCGGCGTGCAGCTTGGGTTGGGGGGCGCGGCCAGTGGCGACCCGGTTGACCGCCGCAGCCGCCTGGACCATGCCCTTGCCCTGTACAACGAGATCGGGCGGCGGGCCCACGAGGCCGGCATCGTGGCCCATGTGCACCCGCATTCCCATCACGGCTCGCTGCTGGAGACGGCCGAGGAGTATGAGTACCTGCTGGATCGCCTCGACCCGACCTGCCTGCGGTTCGGCCCCGACACGGGCCACATCGTCCGCGGCGGGCAGGACCTGCTGACCTGCCTGCGCCGCTGTCTGCCGCGGGTGAGCCACCTGCACCTCAAGGACGCCGACGCCCAGGGGCGATGGCAGCCGCTGGGCCAGGGCATCTGTGACTTCCCGGCTGTCCTGGCGCTACTGACAGAGACGGGGTATGATGGTTGGGTGGTGTGCGAGGAGGAGTCGGACTCGGCCCGGCACAGCGGCGTGGCCGCCATTCGCCACAACCGGGAGTACCTGAAGACACTGGGCTACTAG
- a CDS encoding sugar phosphate isomerase/epimerase, giving the protein MDIICASICYRGYEPDEVAATLKYAPACGYRFMEIHGPMVWSLEAVARFDVDRLKREAAAAGMVCRGLYPPGWGGVDADDVAARARAIARCVEYAEALGGTHISTSGAEQHGTPGALDRVIDCAGQVLALVRRDTPITLTLEPHLGNVLQDWGDFERVLEALPDERLGICVDTGHFHAAGVNTVEFIRHFGPRIHAVHLKDHLGAVSVGIGRGEIDLRAEIAALASVGYAGGLTVELEVQDPQNLPRYTQEAYLYVSGLVGSKL; this is encoded by the coding sequence ATGGACATCATCTGCGCCTCCATCTGCTATCGCGGCTACGAACCGGACGAAGTCGCCGCGACGCTGAAGTACGCCCCGGCGTGCGGCTATCGCTTCATGGAGATTCACGGGCCGATGGTGTGGTCTCTGGAGGCCGTCGCGCGCTTTGACGTGGACAGGCTCAAGCGTGAGGCGGCGGCCGCCGGGATGGTCTGCCGGGGGCTCTACCCGCCGGGCTGGGGCGGAGTGGACGCTGACGATGTGGCTGCTCGGGCGCGCGCCATCGCCCGGTGTGTCGAGTACGCCGAGGCCCTCGGCGGCACGCACATTTCCACGAGCGGGGCTGAGCAGCACGGTACGCCCGGGGCGCTGGACCGCGTCATCGACTGCGCCGGACAGGTGCTCGCGCTGGTGCGGCGGGATACGCCCATCACGCTGACGCTGGAGCCGCACCTGGGGAATGTGCTACAGGACTGGGGGGACTTCGAGCGAGTTCTCGAGGCCCTGCCTGATGAGCGTCTCGGCATCTGCGTGGACACCGGGCATTTCCATGCCGCCGGGGTCAATACGGTGGAGTTCATCCGCCACTTCGGGCCGCGCATCCACGCTGTCCACCTGAAGGACCACCTGGGCGCCGTATCGGTCGGCATCGGGCGTGGGGAGATTGACCTGCGAGCGGAGATCGCGGCGCTGGCGAGTGTGGGCTATGCCGGGGGCCTGACCGTCGAGCTGGAGGTCCAGGACCCACAGAACCTGCCACGCTACACGCAGGAAGCGTACCTGTACGTGAGCGGGCTGGTGGGGAGCAAGCTATGA
- a CDS encoding flavodoxin family protein, translated as MKKIVALLGSPRTGSNSALIAERIIASASALGATSETFALYKLNYSGCVACMGCKKSSDECVLRDDLTHALRAIREADILILATPVYFGQITGPMKSAIDRMYSFVPPEYLSGGSKTRLAPGKHCVFITTQGAPDPAAFADLTAIYEMFFGPGWFGFETHVVRGLGLSVPGAAAENAELMQQAEELGRKLMA; from the coding sequence ATGAAGAAGATTGTGGCCCTGCTGGGCAGCCCCCGTACGGGCAGCAACAGCGCCCTGATTGCCGAGAGGATCATTGCCAGCGCCAGCGCCCTGGGCGCGACCAGCGAGACTTTTGCGCTCTACAAGCTCAACTACAGCGGCTGCGTCGCCTGCATGGGCTGCAAGAAGTCGTCCGACGAGTGCGTGCTGCGCGATGACCTGACCCACGCGCTGCGGGCCATCCGCGAGGCCGACATCCTCATCCTCGCCACGCCGGTGTACTTCGGGCAGATCACCGGCCCGATGAAGAGCGCCATTGACCGAATGTACTCGTTTGTCCCGCCGGAGTACCTGTCGGGTGGCAGCAAGACGCGCCTGGCCCCCGGCAAGCACTGTGTGTTCATCACCACCCAGGGCGCGCCCGACCCGGCCGCCTTCGCTGACCTTACCGCCATCTACGAGATGTTCTTCGGCCCGGGCTGGTTCGGCTTCGAGACCCATGTCGTCCGCGGACTGGGCCTGTCGGTGCCGGGCGCGGCGGCGGAGAACGCAGAGCTGATGCAGCAGGCCGAGGAGCTGGGCCGCAAGCTCATGGCGTAG
- a CDS encoding amidohydrolase family protein, with the protein MATNFRTACLTGEILRDELIVDAHAHMGTWYNFHIPEQGTPASMVHAMDLVGIDVTIVAPHICIGPCYLQGNRDAYAAAAEFPGRLRPFVTINPNYPRAEVEAEIAHWDSHGGIIGFKFHPACHSAPACHEHYTPALEYAEAHSLPILSHNWTGGSVNGKETLHGLAETFPRVTFIIGHALSGWSVIDTNCAIAKLCPNVMLDTTGSGLTFDAVPEVVRRVGAERVIFGTDNPFIDPRPGMGRMLMSRLTDDEKRLIMGLNAKRIFGL; encoded by the coding sequence ATGGCTACCAACTTCCGCACCGCCTGCCTCACCGGCGAGATACTCAGGGACGAACTCATCGTGGACGCCCACGCCCACATGGGGACCTGGTACAACTTCCATATCCCCGAGCAGGGCACGCCGGCCTCAATGGTCCACGCCATGGACCTCGTCGGCATTGACGTGACGATCGTCGCCCCGCACATCTGCATCGGCCCCTGCTATCTGCAGGGCAACCGCGACGCCTACGCGGCCGCCGCGGAGTTCCCGGGGCGCCTGCGCCCCTTCGTGACGATCAACCCCAACTACCCGCGCGCGGAGGTCGAGGCTGAGATCGCGCACTGGGACAGCCACGGCGGCATCATCGGCTTCAAGTTCCACCCGGCCTGCCATTCCGCCCCGGCCTGCCACGAGCACTACACCCCGGCGCTGGAGTATGCCGAGGCGCACAGCCTGCCGATCCTGTCGCACAACTGGACCGGGGGTTCGGTCAATGGCAAGGAGACCCTGCACGGCCTGGCGGAGACCTTCCCCCGGGTCACGTTCATCATCGGCCATGCCCTCAGTGGCTGGAGCGTCATTGACACCAACTGCGCGATCGCGAAGCTGTGTCCGAACGTGATGCTGGACACGACGGGGTCGGGCCTCACCTTCGACGCCGTGCCCGAGGTCGTGCGCCGGGTCGGGGCCGAGCGGGTCATCTTCGGCACCGACAACCCGTTCATTGACCCGCGCCCGGGCATGGGGCGGATGCTCATGTCCCGCCTCACCGACGACGAGAAGCGGCTGATCATGGGGCTGAACGCCAAGCGGATATTCGGGCTGTAG